Below is a window of Ruegeria sp. THAF33 DNA.
TTTGTGGTTTCATGCACCTGTGAAATTTCAGAACTGGCATCTGTATGTGATGGATTCTCCGTGGACGGGGCAGGGACGCAGCTTCAATCGCGGATCAATCTATTCAGAAGACGGAACCCTGGTCGCGTCGGTGGCTCAGGAAGGTCTTATGAGGAAGGTTCAGAAAAAACGTTAGGTATCTGGCGTAAAATGTTGATTCAACTTTCGCATCCCGCCCAGCCAGCGATCGTAGTCAGCCGCTTTGAGTTGCAGATAATCCAAAACCTGCGGATGCGGAAGAACCAGAAATCGTTCTTCCCGGATGGCTTGTACGCAGGTTTCAGCGACGTCTTCCGGCTCCAGCATTCCGTCGATCGATGCCACTGAAACCTCATGTCCTTCAGTCATTTTTGACCGAACCGCCTGAGGACAAAGAACCGAAACCCGCAGACCTTTGGCGCCATATGTCAGCGACAGCCACTCGGCAAATCCAACTGCCGCGTGTTTCGTGACACCGTATGGCGCCGCACCCGGTTGGTTCAGTAAACCCGCCGCAGAGGCCGTCGTCAGAATATATCCGCCGCCGCGACCGATCATACGAGGCACCAAATGGCGCGCGGTCCACACGTGCGACATCACGTTGATTTTCCAAATTTTTTCCCATTGATCATCGGGAACATCCAGACCGCCAAGCGTCAGGATGCCGGCATTTGCGCAGAACAGATCAATTGGGCCAACAGTATCTTCGGTGAAATCAATCAACGCCTTGATCTGTTCCTCATCCGAAACGTCACATGTGAACGCAACACCGCCAGTTTGGGTTGCGACTTCACGGGCTCCGGCTTCGTCAATATCCGAACAGATGACGCGCGCACCTTCCTGAGCAAAACGTTCCGCCAAACCCCGGCCAATGCCATCTGCGGCACCGGTCACGATGACAGTTCTATTTCTGAGCTCCATGGCGCGTTCCAAAACTAGTATTGCGTGTTCTGGGCAGAGTGTTCACTTTGCGGCCAAGTTACAAGTGACCTGAAATTACCATAATACCGATTATGCGAATACCGACTACCGCCACGGGGCGCCACCCACAAATACGGCTCCTGTCAAAATTCAAACGCCTTTGGCGCCATATACGCAGGATGTGGTTATCCCAAGGCGTATCCCGCGCCTCGGACGGTTCGTACTGGATCGGTCCCGCCATATTGCGTCAGGGCTTTGCGCAAACGCCCGATATGAACATCGACGGTTCGGGTATCGACATAGATGTCGCGTCCCCAAACCCGGTCCAGCAATTGCTCGCGGCTCCAGACCCTGCCCGGCTTTTCCATGAATGTGCTGAGAAGCCGGAACTCGGTCGGCCCAAGCTTCAGGGGTTTGTTGTCCCGGCTGACCTTGTGCGTCTCGGAGTCAAGAATGATGTCATCGAATTCCAGGCGCAAACCAACGGTCGAAGGACGGACGCGGCGCAATTGCGTGCGAACGCGCGCCATCAGCTCGACCACGGAATATGGCTTGACCACGTAATCATCCGCGCCGGTTTCAAGACCGCGAACTTTGTCGACTTCCTCGGTCCGGGCCGACAACATGATAATCGGGATTGAACGCGTGTCCGGGCGGCTTTTCAGGCGTCGGCAGACCTCGATACCGCTCAGATTGGGCATCATCCAGTCCAGGACAATGATGTCCGGGCAGTCTTCGTCTACCAACAGCATGGCTTCTTCGCCGTTGCCAGCCTTGGAAACCCGAAACCCTTCAGCTTCCAGATTGTAGGCCAAGACTTCACGTTGGGCCATTTCATCCTCTACAACCAAAACGGTAGGTTGATCTGCTGACATCTCGCTCGTCTCCTACACGGTTTGCGACGTGTTGTCAGCCTTGGGCCGGGCTTCGGCCGGGCGGTCGCCGGTGACCAGATACACGACCTGCTCGGCGATCGAGGTTACGTGATCGCCCATGCGTTCGATGTTCTTTGCGATGAAATGCAGGTGCATGCAGGCCGAGATATTGCGTGGATCTTCGGCCATGAACGTCAGAAACTCCCGAAACAGGCCGTTATACATCTGGTCCACCTCTTCATCGCGGTTGATGACGTCTGTGGCCAGTTCCGCATCGCGTTGAATATAGGCGTCCAGCGCATCACGCAGCATCCGTTCGACCTCGCGTGCCATACGGCGCAAGGCCGCAGCGCTTCCGTTGATCTCGCTGGCATTGACCAGAACCGTGGTTCGTTTGGCGATATTCTTGGCATAGTCGCCAATGCGCTCAAGGTTGCCGGACACCTTCAGAACCGACAGGATCAGCCGCAAGTCACTTGCCGTGGGTGCCCGCAGCGCAATCAACCTGGCCGTTTCTTCGTTGATCAGCTCTTCAAGCGCGTCGATGGCCTTGTCGCCTTTTCGCACCTCTTGCGCCAACTCTTCATCGCGGGTTTCCAGCGAGCGGGCCGCGCCTATGATGGCGGCCTCGACCAGCCCGCCCATCTTCATGATATGCGCTTGGATCGCTTCGAGGTCGCGGTCAAAAACAGATGCAATATGTTGTTCGCTCATTGTCAGATACCTGTGATTAGCCGATGCGGCCTGTAATGTAGCTTTCCGTGCGCGGATCTATCGGATTGGTAAAGATCTGGCCGGTTTCACCGAATTCAACCAGATTGCCCAAGTGGAAGAAGGCCGTTTTCTGACTGACCCGCGCCGCCTGCTGCATCGAGTGGGTGACGATCACAACCGAAAACCGCGACCTCAGTTCATCGATCAACTCTTCGACCTGTGCGGTCGCGATCGGATCAAGGGCCGAGCACGGCTCGTCCATCAACAGAACTTCGGGTTCGGTGGCGACGGCCCGGGCGATGCACAAACGCTGCTGCTGGCCGCCGGACAGGCCGGTGCCAGGTGCATCCAGTCGATCCTTGACCTCATCCCAGATCGCGCCGCGACGCAGGGATTTTTCCACGATTTCATCCAGTTCCGCCTTGTTGCGGGCCATGCCGTGAATGCGCGGGCCATAGGCCACGTTGTCATAGATCGACTTCGGGAACGGGTTGGGTTTTTGGAACACCATTCCGACCTTGGCGCGCAACTGGACCGGATCGACACGCTTGTCATAGATGTCTTCACCATCCAGCAGGATGTCGCCTTCGACGCGGCAGATATCGATGGTGTCATTCATTCGGTTCAGGCAGCGCAGGAAGGTGGACTTGCCACAACCAGATGGCCCGATGAAGGCCGTGACAGTCTTGTCTTCGATCTCAACGCTCACGTCCTTGATGGCATGGGTTTCACCGTAGAAAACCTGTACGTTCTTGGCGTTGATCTTGATGTCTTTGGAGTCCACGGTTCTCTCCACTCGTGTCATGTCGTTCATTCCAGCCCCCATTTACCAGCGACGTTCAAAGCGGCGGCGCAAGATGATTGCGATGATATTCATGGTCAGCAGGAACATCAAAAGTATGATGATCCCACCCCACGCCTTCTCGTAAAAGCCGACGTCAGCGCGTGCGGCCCATGTATAGATCTGGGCGGGCATGGCCGAATTCGGCTCGGTAAAGCCTGCAAGAAAGCCGTCGGGATATCCGCGTGCGACAAACCCCACCATGCCGATCAGCAAAAGAGGTGCGGTTTCACCCAAGGCTTGCGCCAGACCGATGATGGTACCTGTCAGAATGCCCGGCGCAGCCAGCGGCAGCACGTGGTGAAACACCGCCTGCATTTTCGACGCCCCTACCCCAAGCGCCGCGTCGCGTATCGACGGAGGCACGGCCTTCAAGGACGCGCGGGTCGAGATGATGATCGTCGGAAGCGTCATCAGGGTCAGAACCAGACCGCCGACCAGCGGTGCCGATTGCGGCAGATGCATGAACTGAATGAAAACGGCCAGGCCCAGAATACCGAAGACGATGGACGGAACCGCGGCCAGGTTCGAAATGTTCACTTCGATCAGGTCAGTCAGCTTGTTCTGCGGCGCAAATTCTTCGAGATAGATCGAAGCTGCAACGCCAATCGGCAGAGACAGACACAAAACGACCAGCATCATGAAGAATGATCCCACAACCGAGACACCGATGCCTGCGCCGCCGGGGTTGTCCACGCCTGCGTCCGCGCCGGTGATGAAGGGCCAATTGAATGCCTGCTTGATGATGCCAGCCTGTTCCAGCGCATCGACCAGATCCAGATCGCTTTTTTGCAGAAACCGGCTGTCCTGTATCGTGTCGCGGGAAACGCGGCCTTTGAAGTATCCGTCCACCCGGCTGGATGCTGCCAGATCGAATTGGACCGGCTCACCCAGCTTGTCGGGGTTTTCGGTGTAAAAGGTCCGGATCGTCCCGCCGACTTTACCCAAAAGACGCTCGATCGCGGCCTCATCAAAATCAACGCTGATCCCGCGTTCAGCAAGTTCACTGTTCAACTGAGCGACGAACAGGTTGGAATAGACTTTTGTCTTGAACAGGGCTCCTTCGGCCTCGTCCCGCTGCGGTTCGGTCAGTGTGAATTCAATGCTGACGACCGTGCGTTGGAAGGCCGGAATCCCCTGCGACAGGATCGAAGCGAACAGAACAACCAAAAAGAACAGACCGGTTGCGATTGCGGCGATGCCATAAGCACGGAACCGTTTCTCGGCTTTGGCACGTTTCTTCGTGCGTTCATCCGAAGCCGTGAGCGAGATCGTATGGCGACCGGATTGGGGGCTTTGCATACTGGTGTCGGTCATTCGTACTGCTCCCGGTACTTGCGCACGATATAAAGGGCACACACGTTGAGCCCCAAGGTGAGAATGAAAAGGGTCATGCCAAGTGCGAAGGCGACCAGCGCCTCGGGTGAGGCAAAGTCGGCGTCCCCCGTCAACTGGCTGACGATCTTGGCTGTCACGGTTGTCATGGCTTCGAACGGGTTCAGGCTGAGGCGGGCTGCGGCCCCTGCCCCGAGAACCACGATCATGGTCTCGCCGATGGCGCGCGATGCCGCCAGAAGGATCGCGCCGACGATACCGGGCAACGCGGCGGGCAGAACGACCTGACGGATGGTTTCGGATTGCGTGGCGCCAAGGCCATAAGAACCGTCGCGCATGGCCTGCGGCACCGCGTTGATAATGTCGTCAGACAGTGATGAGACAAACGGGATCAACATGATCCCCATCACCAGACCCGCAGTCATGACGGCAGTGCCGGCTTTCATCCAGCCCAGGCCACTTTCACCAAATACGTCCAACAGCAGCGGGCCAACGGTCAACAAGGCGAAGAGACCGTAAACGATGGTCGGAATCCCGGCCAGCACCTCAAGCAGCGGCTTGGCGACAGAGCGCAAGCGGGACGAAGCGTATTCGCTGAGATAGATCGCGGCGAACAATCCGATCGGCACTGCAACCAGCAGCGCCACGACAGAGATGTAGAGCGTCCCCCACAGCAGCGGCAAGATACCGAGTTCGGACAACCCGCCGCGGCCCGAAAAGCTGGGTGCCCAGGTCATGCCGAGAAAGAAATCTGACGCCGGGTACAGTTTGAAGAATTCCCAGGTGTTGAACACAAGAGACAGGACAATGCCCACCGTTGTGAGGATTGCAACCGACGCGGCCGCCAGAAGCAGGACATGAACCCCCTGTTCCACAACGTTGCGCGCACGGTATTCGGCGTTGGTTTGCAACCAGCCCGCTACGGCACCGATCAAGGCAACCGCGACAACGGCAACGGACATGATTGCGTACCCGGTCGAGCTCATGGCGCGGTAGCTCTGCGCAGCGCGCAGTACCGGTTGGGTGATGTCCGAAGTCACAACCTGCCCCGCGTCCTTCAAAAGCTGGGTGATCTCGGCGACATTTGCATCGGCATCACTGGCGGCGTTCTGGGTCAGAGTGCCTTGCGCAACCGCGTTGTCCAGCCCGGCGGCGGTGCGGCGTACTTCGGCCATCACCAGGCTGCGGGAGGAACCTTCCTTTATCACAGAGTCCGGTATCATGTCCGACACCTGCGCATTGAGGAAGAAAGGCTGCGCCAACAGCCACACGATCAAGAGACCGAAGGCCGGCACAAGTGTCTTCAGTGCAACGTTTGCACCGTAAAAAGATGGCAGGGAATGCAGGTTCCGACTGTCACCCCCTGCGTTTTGCAGTGCGCGCGTACGTCCCAACAGATAGCCGACAGCCGCGATCGCCGAAACGATCAGAAAGAGCCAAAGTATCGGCATGACACCCCCATTGCCTTCGATTGCGAGTAGTAAAAAGACAGTGAAGGGGCGACTGATCCGTCGCCCCCATTTGCGTTAAACTGACGTCAGGCTCAGCTGCCCGAACCCATGGTGACTTCGTTGGCGATTGCGTCCTGAGTTTTTGCCAGCTCAGGATCGGCGACCAGGCCATAGTTGGCAAGCGGGCCCGACGGACCGGCGATTTCGTCATGGGTGAAGAACTGCGCGTATTCCTTCAGGCCCGGGATCACGCCGATATGAGCTTTCTTCACGTAGAAGAACAGCGGGCGAGAAACCGGATATTCGCCGGTCGAGATGGTTTCGGTCGACGGTGCGACGCCCGACATGGTGGCAACCTTCAACTTGTCGGTGTTGTTCTCGTAGAACGCCAGACCAAACACGCCGATACCGTTGGGGTTGGTGTCGATACGCGCCAGGGTTTCGGTGTAGTCACCGTCGATATCAACCGATTTGCCATCGGTGCGAACCGCCAGACAGGCATCTTCAGCGTCGTCTTCGCTCATGCCGCCCGCGATCATGGCTTCCATGGCGCCGGTTTCTTCACAACCGATCAGCAGAACTTTTTCTTCGAACACTTCGCGGGTGCCGTGCTTGGTGCCTGGGATGAAGCTTGCGATTTCAACATCGGGCAGTTCTGGGTTGAACTCGGCCCAGGTGTTGTACGGGTTGTCAACGATCTCACCGTCTTTCAGAACTTTTGCACCCAGAGCATTGAAAATGTCGGACGGTTCGAACGCGGTGAAGGCAGGCCCGGTCTGCTGGCTAGCGAATACGATGCCGTCATAACCGATGCGGACTTCCATGATGTCGGTCACACCGTTTTCGGCGCAGGCTTTGATCTCTTTTTCACGGATCGCGCGCGACGCGTTTGCAACGTCGATGGTGTTTTCGCCAACGCCTTCGCAGAAACGCTTCAGACCAGCCGACGAACCGCCGGATTCAACAACCGGAGTTGGAAAGTCTGTGTTTTCACCGAACAGTTCGGCTACGATCGAGGCATAAGGCAGAACGGTCGACGAACCGGCGATCTGAACGTTGTCACGCGCCGCAGCAGTGGTCGCCGAGACGGCAGCGATAGCCAGCGCAGATGCCGACAGTTTTACAAAGGACATTTCAGTCTCCCTGAAAAGGTGTACTTGATCACCACCATGATGATCCTGCGGGGACCCCTATGGCGCGTGCGTAAGCCTTTTGTGACACATGCGTAACGGTTTTATGACAGCAGGGCATTTTTCTGCGTTTGACTCCTGGAACAGCCAATGCCCCAAAGGGTCAGGATAAAAGCAGACTTGCATTCCAGGCTGTTTCAACTGGGCAAAATGACCGTAAAAACAGAACCTTTTCCCAATTCGCTTTCGACACGAAGTCTTCCACGATGGCGATTGACGATATGCTTCACGATCGCAAGGCCAAGCCCGGTTCCGCCCAGTTGCCGCGACCTGTGGCTGTCGGCGCGATAGAATCGCTCTGTCAGGCGCGGCAGGTGAACGGCATCTATGCCGGGGCCTTTGTCTATGAACTGGATTCGGACTGCCGGGCCGCGCATCGCCGGATCCCTGTCCGCTGGCAGGACACGTACCGTGACACTGCCGCCACTGGCGCCATACTTGATCCCGTTCTCGATCAGATTGGTGAAAACCTGCCGCAACTGGTCGCCGTCACCGGTGACTGAAAGCGGGCCGTTTTTCACGTCCAGCGACAGAACCACGCCAGCATCCTCCGCAAGGGGCCGCAGCGAGTTTATCGTGGATTGAAGTAGACCGGTAAGTTCCAGCTGTTGCTTGGGTCGAACACGTTCTTCGCTTTCGACCCGGTTCAACGACAACAGATCCCCGACCAGACGGTTCATCCGGTTGGCCTCATCGGCCATGATCTTGAGGAACCGGTCACGCGCGGCGGGATCGTCCCGTGCCGGACCGCGCAGGGTTTCGATAAACCCCATCAAGGCGGTCAACGGCGTGCGCAATTCATGGCTGACATTGGCCACGAAATCCCGTCGCATCTGGCTGGCGTGCTCCAGATGGGTGGTATCCTGAAACGTGACCATGACGGCCCCTTCGGAAGCGACCCCGTTCATGTATCTGCATTCAACTGTGTATGTTGTGTCCTGCGCACCGTCATTGGACAGATGACGTGCTTTCTTTGCGCTTCTGCTTGTCAGGCTTTGCTCAATCGCGTCCAGAACCTGCGGCTGTCGCAATATGGTCGCAAAATGACGTCCAACGATATTCTGGCCCAGAAGAGACGTTGCATCCGTGTTCGCGGCAATGATCCGTTCGGTCTGATCCACCATCAGCGCCGGCAGCGGGATCGCAAGAACAATGTCCTCAAGAACGTCTTCGGTCATGCGTCAAAACCCACTCATTCCGTGGCGTCAAAGCGCAGGTTTCAGGGTTTCGCGGAAATTGCGCATGTTTTCCTGATAGTGCAGCGCACTGAACGTGATCCTTTGGGCTGCGGCCTCATCCAGCTGGCGTACGACCTTGCCCGGCGATCCCATGACAAGCGAATTGTCGGGGATTTCCTTGCCCTCGGTGATCAAGGTCCCTGCTCCGATCAGACAGTTCCGGCCGATCTTTGCGCCGTTCAAAACGATTGCGCCCATTCCGACCAACGTGTTTTCGCCTATGGTGCAGCCATGCAGCATCACCTTGTGCCCAATGGTGCAATTTCGACCAATCGTCAGGGGAAACCCGGCGTCGATATGCATCACGCAGTTTTCCTGAACGTTGCTGCCCTCGCCGATCCGGATTTCTTCGTGATCCGCGCGAATCGTGCAGCCGAACCAGACCGAGGCCCCCTGCTCCAGCACAACCTTGCCAATCAGATTGGCATCGGGCGCGACCCAGGTGTCCTCGTGAATGTGCGGAGCGTGCTCGCCCAAAGCGTAAATGGTCATGACAGTCCCTCGAATTCTCTCTGCAACTTGCGGACGTGCTGTTGCAACCTGGGTTGCTGAATGCGACGCATCCGTTCCGCGCTGACGATGGTTTTCAGCTTTTCTTCGGTTGCCTCGAGGTCATCGTTGATCAGGACGTAGTCGTAATAGCCCCAGTGGCTGATTTCATCCCAGCTTTTGAGCATTCGACGGGCGATGACGTCATCACTGTCCTGCCCGCGTGTTTCCAGCCGGCGGCGCAGCTCGGGGATGGACGGCGGCAAAATGAAGATCGACAACGCGTGTTTCCCCAGATCCGAATTTCGGATCTGCACTTCACCCTGCCAGTCGACGTCGAACAATACGTCCTTACCGGCATTGATCGAATTTTTGACCGGCTCGGCAGGCGAACCATAGAAGTTTCCGAATACATGGGCGTGTTCCAGCATCTGCCCATCAGCGACCTGCTGTTTGAACTCGTCCTCGGACAGAAAGAAATACTCGCGCCCATGCTCTTCTCCGGGGCGCGGGGCACGGGTCGTCGCCGAGATCGAGAATTCCAGATCCGTATCCCAGGCCATCAGCCGTCTGGCCAGGGTCGATTTGCCCGCTCCGGACGGAGAAGACAGGATGATTAGTAGGCCTCGGCGGTCCGCCATGTCAGTCGTTCCCATTCTTATTCCACATTCTGCACTTGCTCGCGCATCTGATCGATCACCGCTTTCAGTTCCAGCCCGACCGATGTCAGGTCCGAGCTTTGCGCCTTGGAACACAGCGTGTTGGCTTCGCGATTGAACTCTTGCATCAGGAAGTCCAGCTTGCGGCCCACGGCCCCGTCCTGTGCCAACAACTCACGAGCGGCCGCCACATGCGCGGTCAGGCGGTCGATTTCTTCGGTGATATCCGCCTTGACCGCGATCATCGCAAGCTCTTGCGCGACACGATCGGGATCCGCGCCCTGCGTATTCTCCAGCACCCGCGCGAGATTCTCGCGCAGCCCCTCGGTCATCTTGTCCTTGCGTTGCTCGGCAATCTCTGCGGCCTGCGCCGTCAGCTCCGCGACCTGATCCAGTTGCGTGTTCAAGACAGCGGCCAAAGCTGCCCCTTCGGCTTTGCGCATATCTATGAACGCCGCCAGAAGATCTTTGAATTCGGACGTTAGATGAGCAACAAGCGGAGCCGGATCGTCGGCCTCGGTTCCTGCATCCATCATCCCCTTGAGCGCCAAAAGATCTGACGCACGCGACGGCGCCAGCGTGATGCCGCGCGCAGTCGCCAGCGCTTCCGTTCGCTCGAGAGCTGTCAGGGCCGCAGCCATCGCGGTTTCGTTCAAGGCCAGTTCCGGGGCAGAATCCTCGCGGTTCAAGCGCATCGACAGGGTCACGTTTCCCCGGCTCAGGGATTTGGACAGGGACGCCCGTAACGCGACTTCGAGGCCGGTCAACCAGTCGGGCACGCGCAGACGCATGTCCAGCCCCTTGCCATTTACGCTGCGAAGTTCCCACGACCAACTGTGCGGGCCGAAAGTTCCCTTCCCCGAGGCAAACCCGGTCATGGATCTGATCATGATGGCCCTTTCCTGTTCCCCTGCTGTTTCGAGCATGTGCCGCACCTAATGCCATTGACTGGTGCAGAGCAAGAGTTTGCTGACGACGCAATTGTTTGGCGCAAGTTAACCATTCGTTAAAGAATTGCTCCAAAATTGAAATAACCCGAGTCAAAATGCCCATAGCAATGGTTTGCGGGCCGCAGATGCTTCCAATGTGTTGCATTTTATGAAAAAGGCGGACAATTGACGGTAGGGTGATGAAAATGAAAACCTTTTTCGGGATAGGTTCCGGGTCAGAATTTGGAAAGATCGTCGCAATGGATCGCTTTGACAGTGGGCGCAGCCTATCGCCGATCCGCCAGGCCGAGGCGTATTGGACCGCATTGTTGAGCGGCGACAGCGTGCCCATGCGGTCTCAAATCGACCCGCGCGGTCTTGAGAATGTTCTTGAATATACGTTCATCCTGGAACGCATCGCACCCGGCCTGGCCCGATTTCGTCTGGCAGGCAGCCATCTGAACGCGCTTGCAGGGATGGAAGTGCGAGGGATGCCGTTGACCGCGTTCTTTCAACCGGATGCCCGTGCGCAAACCAAGGATGTTCTGGAACAGGTATTTGCATCCCCCGCTGTTGCCGAATTGAGTCTGAACTCGGGCGGGGTGTTGGGACGTACCCGGATGCAGGCCCGGATGATCCTTTTGCCACTGAAAAGCGACCTTGGGGATGTCAGTCGTGTTTTGGGGGTCATGATCGCCGATGGCGCAATCGGCAAGACACCGCGCCGGTTTTCACTGGCCGATACGCGGATCAAACCGGTTTCTGAAATTAAGGTGCCCGCGCCCACTCTGCGCCGTCCTGTGGAAGGTTTTGCCGAGGAACAACGCGAATTCAAACGCTCTGCCGGCCATCTTCATCTGGTGGTGTCACGCGACGATTGAAACACGCAAGATAGCCGTGATCAGAAACAGCGGGCCGATGGCCCGCTGTTGTCTGTGTTACAGATGCGCTCAGCTTACCGCGCGTTTCGAACCGTTGCGGCGCAGGTTGGTCAACTCTTCCGCCACCAGGAACGCAAGTTCCAGCGACTGCGACGCGTTCAAGCGCGGATCGCAAGCGGTGTGGTAGCGGTCCGACAGGTCCTCTTCGGTCACGGCACGTACACCGCCGGTGCATTCGGTCACATCCAGCCCGGTCATTTCGAAATGCACGCCACCGGGGATGGTTCCCTCGGCCTGATGCACTCCGAAAAAGTCACGCACCTCGCGCAGAACAGAATCGAACGGGCGGGTTTTATAGCCCGTGGCCGATTTGATCGTGTTTCCGTGCATCGGGTCGCAGACCCAAGTGACCTTGGCACCCTCTTCCTTGACCGCCTTGATCAGACGCGGCAGATGCTCGCCCGCCTTGCCCGCACCGAAGCGCGCGATCAGGGTCAGACGCCCCTCTTCGTTGTCGGGGTTCAGCTTGGACATCAGAACTTTGAGGTCCTCGGCCGTGGTGGTCGGGCCGCATTTCAGACCGATCGGATTCAGAACCCCGCGGCAGAACTCGACATGCGCGCCGTCGGGCTGACGGGTGCGGTCGCCGATCCAGATCATGTGACCAGAGCCAGCCAGCCAGTTGCCCGAGGTGGAATCCAGACGCGTTAGTGCCTCTTCGTATTC
It encodes the following:
- a CDS encoding SDR family oxidoreductase; its protein translation is MELRNRTVIVTGAADGIGRGLAERFAQEGARVICSDIDEAGAREVATQTGGVAFTCDVSDEEQIKALIDFTEDTVGPIDLFCANAGILTLGGLDVPDDQWEKIWKINVMSHVWTARHLVPRMIGRGGGYILTTASAAGLLNQPGAAPYGVTKHAAVGFAEWLSLTYGAKGLRVSVLCPQAVRSKMTEGHEVSVASIDGMLEPEDVAETCVQAIREERFLVLPHPQVLDYLQLKAADYDRWLGGMRKLNQHFTPDT
- the phoB gene encoding phosphate regulon transcriptional regulator PhoB gives rise to the protein MSADQPTVLVVEDEMAQREVLAYNLEAEGFRVSKAGNGEEAMLLVDEDCPDIIVLDWMMPNLSGIEVCRRLKSRPDTRSIPIIMLSARTEEVDKVRGLETGADDYVVKPYSVVELMARVRTQLRRVRPSTVGLRLEFDDIILDSETHKVSRDNKPLKLGPTEFRLLSTFMEKPGRVWSREQLLDRVWGRDIYVDTRTVDVHIGRLRKALTQYGGTDPVRTVRGAGYALG
- the phoU gene encoding phosphate signaling complex protein PhoU, translating into MSEQHIASVFDRDLEAIQAHIMKMGGLVEAAIIGAARSLETRDEELAQEVRKGDKAIDALEELINEETARLIALRAPTASDLRLILSVLKVSGNLERIGDYAKNIAKRTTVLVNASEINGSAAALRRMAREVERMLRDALDAYIQRDAELATDVINRDEEVDQMYNGLFREFLTFMAEDPRNISACMHLHFIAKNIERMGDHVTSIAEQVVYLVTGDRPAEARPKADNTSQTV
- the pstB gene encoding phosphate ABC transporter ATP-binding protein PstB → MNDMTRVERTVDSKDIKINAKNVQVFYGETHAIKDVSVEIEDKTVTAFIGPSGCGKSTFLRCLNRMNDTIDICRVEGDILLDGEDIYDKRVDPVQLRAKVGMVFQKPNPFPKSIYDNVAYGPRIHGMARNKAELDEIVEKSLRRGAIWDEVKDRLDAPGTGLSGGQQQRLCIARAVATEPEVLLMDEPCSALDPIATAQVEELIDELRSRFSVVIVTHSMQQAARVSQKTAFFHLGNLVEFGETGQIFTNPIDPRTESYITGRIG
- the pstA gene encoding phosphate ABC transporter permease PstA, with the translated sequence MTDTSMQSPQSGRHTISLTASDERTKKRAKAEKRFRAYGIAAIATGLFFLVVLFASILSQGIPAFQRTVVSIEFTLTEPQRDEAEGALFKTKVYSNLFVAQLNSELAERGISVDFDEAAIERLLGKVGGTIRTFYTENPDKLGEPVQFDLAASSRVDGYFKGRVSRDTIQDSRFLQKSDLDLVDALEQAGIIKQAFNWPFITGADAGVDNPGGAGIGVSVVGSFFMMLVVLCLSLPIGVAASIYLEEFAPQNKLTDLIEVNISNLAAVPSIVFGILGLAVFIQFMHLPQSAPLVGGLVLTLMTLPTIIISTRASLKAVPPSIRDAALGVGASKMQAVFHHVLPLAAPGILTGTIIGLAQALGETAPLLLIGMVGFVARGYPDGFLAGFTEPNSAMPAQIYTWAARADVGFYEKAWGGIIILLMFLLTMNIIAIILRRRFERRW
- the pstC gene encoding phosphate ABC transporter permease subunit PstC, which codes for MPILWLFLIVSAIAAVGYLLGRTRALQNAGGDSRNLHSLPSFYGANVALKTLVPAFGLLIVWLLAQPFFLNAQVSDMIPDSVIKEGSSRSLVMAEVRRTAAGLDNAVAQGTLTQNAASDADANVAEITQLLKDAGQVVTSDITQPVLRAAQSYRAMSSTGYAIMSVAVVAVALIGAVAGWLQTNAEYRARNVVEQGVHVLLLAAASVAILTTVGIVLSLVFNTWEFFKLYPASDFFLGMTWAPSFSGRGGLSELGILPLLWGTLYISVVALLVAVPIGLFAAIYLSEYASSRLRSVAKPLLEVLAGIPTIVYGLFALLTVGPLLLDVFGESGLGWMKAGTAVMTAGLVMGIMLIPFVSSLSDDIINAVPQAMRDGSYGLGATQSETIRQVVLPAALPGIVGAILLAASRAIGETMIVVLGAGAAARLSLNPFEAMTTVTAKIVSQLTGDADFASPEALVAFALGMTLFILTLGLNVCALYIVRKYREQYE
- a CDS encoding substrate-binding domain-containing protein — translated: MSFVKLSASALAIAAVSATTAAARDNVQIAGSSTVLPYASIVAELFGENTDFPTPVVESGGSSAGLKRFCEGVGENTIDVANASRAIREKEIKACAENGVTDIMEVRIGYDGIVFASQQTGPAFTAFEPSDIFNALGAKVLKDGEIVDNPYNTWAEFNPELPDVEIASFIPGTKHGTREVFEEKVLLIGCEETGAMEAMIAGGMSEDDAEDACLAVRTDGKSVDIDGDYTETLARIDTNPNGIGVFGLAFYENNTDKLKVATMSGVAPSTETISTGEYPVSRPLFFYVKKAHIGVIPGLKEYAQFFTHDEIAGPSGPLANYGLVADPELAKTQDAIANEVTMGSGS
- a CDS encoding cell wall metabolism sensor histidine kinase WalK, whose product is MTEDVLEDIVLAIPLPALMVDQTERIIAANTDATSLLGQNIVGRHFATILRQPQVLDAIEQSLTSRSAKKARHLSNDGAQDTTYTVECRYMNGVASEGAVMVTFQDTTHLEHASQMRRDFVANVSHELRTPLTALMGFIETLRGPARDDPAARDRFLKIMADEANRMNRLVGDLLSLNRVESEERVRPKQQLELTGLLQSTINSLRPLAEDAGVVLSLDVKNGPLSVTGDGDQLRQVFTNLIENGIKYGASGGSVTVRVLPADRDPAMRGPAVRIQFIDKGPGIDAVHLPRLTERFYRADSHRSRQLGGTGLGLAIVKHIVNRHRGRLRVESELGKGSVFTVILPS
- a CDS encoding gamma carbonic anhydrase family protein yields the protein MTIYALGEHAPHIHEDTWVAPDANLIGKVVLEQGASVWFGCTIRADHEEIRIGEGSNVQENCVMHIDAGFPLTIGRNCTIGHKVMLHGCTIGENTLVGMGAIVLNGAKIGRNCLIGAGTLITEGKEIPDNSLVMGSPGKVVRQLDEAAAQRITFSALHYQENMRNFRETLKPAL
- the gmk gene encoding guanylate kinase, whose product is MADRRGLLIILSSPSGAGKSTLARRLMAWDTDLEFSISATTRAPRPGEEHGREYFFLSEDEFKQQVADGQMLEHAHVFGNFYGSPAEPVKNSINAGKDVLFDVDWQGEVQIRNSDLGKHALSIFILPPSIPELRRRLETRGQDSDDVIARRMLKSWDEISHWGYYDYVLINDDLEATEEKLKTIVSAERMRRIQQPRLQQHVRKLQREFEGLS